The following coding sequences lie in one Vitis vinifera cultivar Pinot Noir 40024 chromosome 19, ASM3070453v1 genomic window:
- the LOC100265933 gene encoding uncharacterized protein LOC100265933 yields the protein MGGGVMRTAAKVAGVGVVNAGLRGAPAVQPVEQPMAAAARKATVPVSSVISSAKLGDAPVSVQRPSWELDDWEFASVEEEINIGTGEPLPRVVFGGVPTLQEAKEATSELKDALDQLYLSPSRSIRSGVQQLGLLQIANSDHLETKACVATTENTVATVPAHAIQAFAYLKDSPAAQNVVASIASDPNVWSAVMQNEALVEFLQAQKTCAPYPSMGLNAEESVADTGFQDQEAPKSFEDSSDEGDSGSRFQNKETPKSFEDSSDAGDSGSLSSWFASLLETMKLSLAEIVGNIFGRPAADVKSSPDSNEKPEGQVMNMGLGASLTGLAVMVIMVVVMKR from the exons ATGGGTGGTGGAGTGATGAGGACCGCGGCGAAGGTGGCCGGAGTCGGCGTCGTCAACGCCGGCCTCCGCGGCGCTCCCGCTGTCCAGCCGGTGGAGCAACCGATGGCCGCAGCGGCCCGTAAAGCCACGGTCCCTGTGTCCTCTGTTATCTCCTCCGCAAAGCTCGGTGACGCCCCTGTGTCAGTGCAGAGGCCGTCGTGGGAGCTTGACGACTGGGAGTTCGCCAGCGTCGAGGAGGAGATTAATATCGGTACTGGTGAGCCGCTGCCTAGGGTTGTGTTTGGAGGAGTCCCGACTCTTCAGGAGGCGAAAGAGGCCACTTCCGAATTAAAAGATGCTTTGGATCA GTTATATCTGTCACCGTCTAGGTCTATCAGATCCGGGGTTCAGCAGTTGGGTCTGCTTCAGATTGCAAACTCTGATCATTTGGAGACCAAAGCGTGTGTTGCTACTACTGAGAATACAGTGGCCACTGTGCCAGCACATGCTATTCAGGCATTCGCATATTTGAAAGATAGTCCTGCAGCACAG aatgTTGTTGCTTCAATTGCAAGTGACCCAAATGTTTGGAGTGCTGTGATGCAAAATGAAGCGCTCGTGGAATTCCTGCAGGCACAAAAAACAT GTGCTCCTTACCCCAGTATGGGTCTCAATGCGGAGGAATCTGTTGCAGATACTGGGTTTCAAGATCAGGAAGCCCCAAAGAGCTTTGAAGATTCATCAGATGAAGGAGATTCTGGAAGCAGGTTTCAAAATAAGGAAACCCCAAAGAGCTTTGAAGATTCATCAGATGCAGGGGATTCTGGAAGCCTGAGTTCCTGGTTTGCGTCTCTGCTTGAGACTATGAAGCTTTCACTGGCTGAGATTGTGGGCAACATCTTTGGACGACCAGCTGCTGATGTTAAGTCATCTCCAGATTCCAATGAAAAACCGGAAGGACAGGTCATGAATATGGGCCTTGGAGCATCCTTAACAGGACTGGCAGTGATGGTTATCATGGTGGTTGTGATGAAACGTTAA
- the LOC100243615 gene encoding mRNA cap guanine-N7 methyltransferase 1 isoform X1, with product MKRGYTESPSTSLGPPHSRFRHNPEGDSQFLEDESTKNFARKVADHYSARTNQTLEEREASPIIHLKKLNNWIKSVLIQLYARRGDAVLDLACGKGGDLIKWDKAKIGYYVGIDIAEGSIEDCRTRYNGDADHHQRRKKFTFPARLICGDCFEVPLDRVLEDDAPFDICSCQFAMHYSWSTEARARRALANVSALLRPGGIFIGTMPDANVIIKKLREAEGLAIGNSVYWIRFDEDFSKKKFKTSSPFGIKYKFHLEDAVDCPEWIVPFHVFKSLAEEYDLDLVLVKNSHEFVDEYLKKPEFVELMRRLGALGDGNQDQTTLSQDEWEVAYLYLAFVLRKVTTEPLYNNHISLYVKFSPYSMFCNSRLLNEMLCLISARSTRPYTSEWQKR from the exons ATGAAGCGAGGGTACACAGAATCTCCATCAACCTCTCTTGGTCCACCGCATTCCAGATTCAGACACAACCCAGAAG GTGATTCACAATTTCTAGAGGATGAAAGCACAAAGAATTTTGCCCGGAAAGTGGCCGACCATTATAGTGCCAGGACCAATCAGACCTTGGAAGAACGAGAAGCAAGTCCAATCATTCATTTGAAGAAACTAAACAACTGG ATTAAGAGTGTCCTCATTCAGCTTTATGCTCGCCGAGGGGATGCTGTTCTTGATCTTGCTTGTGGCAAG GGTGGTGATCTAATCAAATGGGACAAGGCAAAGATTGGATACTATGTTGGCATCGATATTGCTGAAGGCTCG ATAGAAGACTGCCGTACACGCTATAATGGTGACGCAGACCATCATCAACGGCGCAAAAAGTTCACATTTCCGGCTCGCCTTATATGTGGAGATTGTTTTGAG GTTCCCTTGGACAGAGTTTTGGAAGATGATGCACCTTTCGATATTTGCAGTTGCCAG TTTGCTATGCATTACTCATGGTCTACTGAGGCACGGGCACGACGTGCTTTGGCCAATGTATCAGCATTACTTCGTCCAGGAGGCATCTTCATCGGAACGATGCCAGATGCCAATGTTATCATCAAAAAGCTTAGAGAAG CTGAAGGGTTGGCCATTGGTAATAGCGTATACTGGATACGATTTGATGAAGACTTTTCTAAAAAG AAATTTAAAACTTCTAGTCCCTTTGGTATCAAGTACAAGTTCCACCTAGAG GATGCTGTTGATTGTCCTGAATGGATTGTCCCATTTCATGTCTTCAAATCATTGGCAGAAGAG TATGATTTGGATCTGGTTTTAGTGAAGAACTCACATGAATTTGTGGATGAGTACTTGAAAAAACCAGAATTTGTTGAGCTTATGCGGAGGCTAGGTGCTTTGGGTGATGGAAACCAAGACCAGA CCACATTATCACAAGATGAATGGGAGGTAGCTTATCTGTATTTGGCTTTTGTGTTGCGGAAGGTGACCACTGAACCCTTGTATAATAACCATATTAGTCTCTATGTGAAATTCTCTCCATACTCCATGTTTTGTAATTCGAGGCTTTTGAATGAAATGCTGTGTTTGATTTCAGCGAGGTCAACCAGACCGTACACAAGTGAATGGCAGAAGAGATAA
- the LOC100260725 gene encoding uncharacterized protein LOC100260725: protein MAFSVLGFLSLLFSLSSAVDTIHDLLRSRGLPAGLLPKAVRSYTLDPDGRLQVFLDGPCLTKFETRVYFDSVVTANLSYGGLIGVVGLTQEELFLWLPVKDIIVDDPNSGLILFDIGLAHKQLSLSLFEDPPDCKPQGSLQKNVRKEKGFEFVR from the exons ATGGCGTTCTCTGTTCTGGGGTTCCTCTCTCTCCTCTTCTCCCTTTCCTCAGCCGTCGACACCATCCACGACCTCCTCCGCTCCCGTGGCCTCCCAGCGGGGCTCCTGCCAAAGGCCGTCCGGTCCTACACCCTCGATCCCGATGGCCGCCTCCAGGTCTTCCTGGACGGCCCTTGCCTCACCAAGTTCGAGACCAGAGTTTACTTCGACAGCGTCGTCACCGCCAATCTCAGCTACGGCGGCCTCATTGGAGTCGTCGGTCTCACCCAGGAGGAGCTCTTTCTCTGGCTTCCCGTTAAGGACATCATCGTTGATGATCCCAACTCTGGCTTGATTTTGTTCGACATCGGCCTCGCTCACAAGCAGCTTTCGCTCTCGCTCTTTGAGGATCCACCTGACTGCAAACCTCAAG GTTCTTTACAGAAGAACGTGAGGAAGGAGAAAGGATTCGAGTTTGttagatag
- the LOC100243615 gene encoding mRNA cap guanine-N7 methyltransferase 1 isoform X2, with protein sequence MKRGYTESPSTSLGPPHSRFRHNPEGDSQFLEDESTKNFARKVADHYSARTNQTLEEREASPIIHLKKLNNWIKSVLIQLYARRGDAVLDLACGKGGDLIKWDKAKIGYYVGIDIAEGSIEDCRTRYNGDADHHQRRKKFTFPARLICGDCFEVPLDRVLEDDAPFDICSCQFAMHYSWSTEARARRALANVSALLRPGGIFIGTMPDANVIIKKLREAEGLAIGNSVYWIRFDEDFSKKKFKTSSPFGIKYKFHLEDAVDCPEWIVPFHVFKSLAEEYDLDLVLVKNSHEFVDEYLKKPEFVELMRRLGALGDGNQDQTTLSQDEWEVAYLYLAFVLRKRGQPDRTQVNGRRDKGQMQISKEDIMYVGTGV encoded by the exons ATGAAGCGAGGGTACACAGAATCTCCATCAACCTCTCTTGGTCCACCGCATTCCAGATTCAGACACAACCCAGAAG GTGATTCACAATTTCTAGAGGATGAAAGCACAAAGAATTTTGCCCGGAAAGTGGCCGACCATTATAGTGCCAGGACCAATCAGACCTTGGAAGAACGAGAAGCAAGTCCAATCATTCATTTGAAGAAACTAAACAACTGG ATTAAGAGTGTCCTCATTCAGCTTTATGCTCGCCGAGGGGATGCTGTTCTTGATCTTGCTTGTGGCAAG GGTGGTGATCTAATCAAATGGGACAAGGCAAAGATTGGATACTATGTTGGCATCGATATTGCTGAAGGCTCG ATAGAAGACTGCCGTACACGCTATAATGGTGACGCAGACCATCATCAACGGCGCAAAAAGTTCACATTTCCGGCTCGCCTTATATGTGGAGATTGTTTTGAG GTTCCCTTGGACAGAGTTTTGGAAGATGATGCACCTTTCGATATTTGCAGTTGCCAG TTTGCTATGCATTACTCATGGTCTACTGAGGCACGGGCACGACGTGCTTTGGCCAATGTATCAGCATTACTTCGTCCAGGAGGCATCTTCATCGGAACGATGCCAGATGCCAATGTTATCATCAAAAAGCTTAGAGAAG CTGAAGGGTTGGCCATTGGTAATAGCGTATACTGGATACGATTTGATGAAGACTTTTCTAAAAAG AAATTTAAAACTTCTAGTCCCTTTGGTATCAAGTACAAGTTCCACCTAGAG GATGCTGTTGATTGTCCTGAATGGATTGTCCCATTTCATGTCTTCAAATCATTGGCAGAAGAG TATGATTTGGATCTGGTTTTAGTGAAGAACTCACATGAATTTGTGGATGAGTACTTGAAAAAACCAGAATTTGTTGAGCTTATGCGGAGGCTAGGTGCTTTGGGTGATGGAAACCAAGACCAGA CCACATTATCACAAGATGAATGGGAGGTAGCTTATCTGTATTTGGCTTTTGTGTTGCGGAAG CGAGGTCAACCAGACCGTACACAAGTGAATGGCAGAAGAGATAAAGGACAGATGCAAATATCAAAGGAGGATATCATGTACGTTGGCACTGGGGTTTAA